One window of the Poecilia reticulata strain Guanapo unplaced genomic scaffold, Guppy_female_1.0+MT scaffold_224, whole genome shotgun sequence genome contains the following:
- the cnga1b gene encoding cyclic nucleotide-gated channel rod photoreceptor subunit alpha codes for MAKVAPLIPSIVLQDMEEEAEPGDVTEGLRRPQRAGAGALFNINNSNNNEEEDEEEKKRKKKEKKEKREKREKEKQEKKERKEQKQKEKEEKEKEKQKEKEKLEKEKKAKEEAAREITVIDPAGNTYYHWLFIITIPVMYNWTLIIARACFEELQTDYLIMWFVVDFICDIIYIMDMVFRTRTGYLEQGLLVKDEQKLRERYMKTFQFKLDLVSMIPTDILYLILGVTYPEIRLNKLLRFNRMMEFFQRTETRTNYPNALRISNLVMYILIIIHWNACLYYSFSKAIGFGSDRFVYPDPTDPEFGRLVRKYAYSMYWSTLTLTTIGETPPPVENSEYFFVVTDFLVGVLIFATIVGNVGSMITNMNAARADFQARIDAIKQYMSFRKVTKDLEKRVIKWFDFLWTNKKAVDEREVLKYLPDKLRAEIAINVHLDTLKKVRIFADCEAGLLVELVLKLQPQVFSPGDYICKKGDIGREMYIIKEGKLAVVADDGITQFVVLSEGSYFGEISILAIKGSKAGNRRTANIRSIGYSDLFCLSKDDLMEALTEYPDAKALLEEKGRQILMKDGLLDLELAAQGPDPKEIEDKVDRMTSNLDTLQTQYARLLAEHDATHSKLKHRVTRLEKKLAPPREDAPGDAPPPPTPETTKEEEKK; via the exons ATGGCGAAGGTAGCACCGCTAATCCCTAGCATCGTGCTGCAGGacatggaggaggaggcggagccaGGTGACGTCACAGAGGGGCTCAG GAGACCCCAAAGAGCCGGAGCTGGAGCTCTGTTCAACatcaacaacagcaacaacaacgaGGAAGAGGACGA ggaggagaagaagagaaagaagaaagagaagaaagagaagagggagaaaagaga GAAggaaaagcaggagaaaaaggagaggaaggagcagaaacagaaggagaaggaagagaaggagaaggagaaacagaaagagaaggagaagctggagaaagagaagaaggcCAAGGAGGAGGC ggCGAGAGAGATCACAGTGATCGACCCAGCTGGGAACACGTACTACCACTGGctcttcatcatcaccatccCAGTCATGTACAACTGGACCCTGATCATAGCCAG GGCTTGTTTTGAGGAGCTTCAGACCGACTACCTGATCATGTGGTTCGTTGTGGACTTTATCTGTGACATCATTTATATCATGGACATGgttttcagaaccagaacag GTTACCTGGAGCAAGGTTTACTGGTGAAAGACGAGCAGAAACTGCGTGAACGTTACATGAAAACCTTCCAGTTCAAACTGGATTTGGTCTCCATGATTCCCACTGACATCCTGTACCTCATTCTTGGTGTCACCTACCCTGAGATCCGCCTCAACAAGCTTCTAAGGTTTAATAG GATGATGGAGTTCTTCCAGCGCACTGAGACCAGAACCAATTACCCCAATGCTCTACGCATCTCCAACCTTGTCATGTACATTCTCATCATCATCCACTGGAATGCCTGCCTCTACTACTCCTTCTCCAAAGCCATCG GTTTTGGTTCTGACAGGTTCGTGTATCCTGACCCGACGGATCCTGAGTTTGGCCGTCTGGTGAGGAAGTATGCCTACAGTATGTACTGGTCCACGCTAACGCTCACCACCATTGGAGAAACGCCGCCCCCTGTGGAGAACTCAGAGTACTTCTTTGTTGTGACGGACTTCCTG GTGGGTGTGCTGATTTTTGCCACCATTGTCGGTAACGTTGGCTCGATGATCACTAACATGAACGCTGCCAGAGCCGACTTCCAGGCCCGGATCGACGCCATCAAGCAGTACATGAGTTTCCGAAAG GTAACTAAAGACCTGGAAAAGCGAGTGATTAAGTGGTTTGACTTCCTGTGGACCAATAAGAAGGCTGTGGATGAGCGAGAGGTTCTGAAGTACCTTCCTGACAAGCTAAGGGCTGAGATCGCCATCAACGTACATCTGGACACCCTGAAGAAG GTCCGGATCTTTGCGGACTGCGAGGCTGGTCTGTTGGTGGAGCTGGTGCTGAAGCTGCAGCCGCAGGTCTTCAGTCCAGGAGACTACATCTGCAAGAAGGGTGATATCGGCAGGGAGATGTACATCATCAAGGAAGGGAAGCTGGCTGTGGTTGCTGATGATGGGATCACACAGTTTGTTGTTCTAAGTGAAGGAAGTTACTTCGGGGAGATCAGTATCCTGGCTATCAAAG GTAGTAAGGCAGGAAACAGGAGGACAGCTAACATCAGGAGCATCGGGTACTCCGACCTCTTCTGTCTTTCCAAAGACGACCTGATGGAGGCGCTGACAGAGTATCCAGACGCTAAAGCTCTGCTGGAGGAGAAGGGACGGCAGATTCTGATGAAGGATGGACTGCTGGATCTGGAG TTGGCAGCCCAGGGCCCAGACCCCAAAGAGATCGAGGACAAGGTGGACAGGATGACGAGCAACCTGGACACGCTGCAGACCCAGTACGCCCGGCTGCTGGCAGAACACGATGCGACTCACAGCAAACTCAAACACAGAGTCACCCGGCTGGAGAAGAAGCTGGCGCCGCCACGGGAGGACGCACCTGGTGATGCTCCGCCCCCTCCCACACCTGAGACcaccaaagaagaagagaagaaataa